From Carettochelys insculpta isolate YL-2023 chromosome 22, ASM3395843v1, whole genome shotgun sequence, one genomic window encodes:
- the LOC142025124 gene encoding LOW QUALITY PROTEIN: zinc finger and BTB domain-containing protein 12-like (The sequence of the model RefSeq protein was modified relative to this genomic sequence to represent the inferred CDS: deleted 3 bases in 2 codons) gives MASGVELLRFQLPGHEAATLRNMNQLRSEERFCDVTIVAESLKFRGHKVILAACSPFLRDQFLLNPSSELQVSLMHSASIVADLLLSCYTGALEFAVRDIVNYLTAASYLQMEHVVEKCRNALSQFIEPQIGLKEDPPAKGGPAPPARGPPLLARAPAPWGRPRLPARQLKLELEELELKDEEEEEEEEEGAADICIVKVESALEVAQRHKAAGGGGGGVGHGGGTGGGGPGELTVAEGPAAPEAAPQGVVQACYSLAEDAEGEGLLLFPGGGSGDERPQVAAAAAAAPPPPPPLRGLRCAKCEEAFQGVEKLVFHMRAQHFVFMCPRCGKQFNHSSNLNRHMNVHRGVKSHSCAVCGKSFTQKSTLHDHLNLHSGQRPYRCSYCDVRFAHKPAIRRHLKEQHGKTTAENVLEAGGAELNLLLP, from the exons ATGGCCTCGGGCGTGGAGCTGCTGCGCTTCCAGCTGCCGGGCCACGAGGCGGCCACGCTGCGCAACATGAACCAGCTGCGCTCGGAGGAGCGCTTCTGCGACGTCACCATCGTGGCCGAGAGCCTCAAGTTCCGGGGCCACAAGGTGATCCTGGCGGCCTGCTCCCCCTTCCTGCGCGACCAGTTCCTGCTGAACCCCTCCTCCGAGCTGCAGGTCTCCCTCATGCACAGCGCCTCCATCGTGGCCgacctgctgctctcctgctaCACCGGCGCCCTGGAGTTCGCCGTCCGCGACATCGTCAACTACCTGACGGCCGCCAGCTACCTGCAGATGGAGCACGTGGTGGAGAAGTGCCGCAACGCCCTCTCCCAGTTCATCGAGCCCCAGATCGGCCTCAAGGAGGACCCCCCGGCCAAgggcggccccgccccgcccgcccggGGCCCCCCGCTGCTGGCCCGCGCCCCGGCcccctggggccgcccccgcctgCCGGCCCGGCAGCtcaagctggagctggaggagctggagctgaaggacgaggaggaggaggaagaggaggaggagggcgcgGCCGACATCTGCATCGTCAAGGTGGAGTCGGCGCTGGAGGTGGCGCAGCGGCACAAG GcagcaggcggcggcggcggcggcgtggGGCACGGAGGGGGCACAGGCGGAGGAGGCCCAGGTGAACTC ACGGTGGCCGAGGGGCCGGCGGCGCCCGAGGCGGCCCCCCAGGGCGTGGTCCAGGCCTGCTACAGCCTGGCGGAGGACGCCGAGGGCGAGGGGCTGCTCCTCTTCCCGGGCGGGGGCTCCGGGGATGAGCGCCCCcaggtggcggcggcggcggcagcggcgcccccgcccccgccccccctgcgCGGCCTGCGCTGCGCCAAGTGCGAGGAGGCCTTCCAGGGGGTGGAGAAGCTGGTCTTCCACATGCGGGCGCAGCACTTCGTCTTCATGTGCCCCCGCTGCGGCAAGCAGTTCAACCACAGCAGCAACCTCAACCGGCACATGAACGTGCACCGCGGCGTCAAGTCCCACTCCTGCGCCGTGTGCGGCAAGAGCTTCACCCAGAAGTCCACGCTGCACGACCACCTCAACCTGCACAGCGGGCAGCGCCCCTACCGCTGCTCCTACTGCGACGTGCGCTTCGCCCACAAGCCCGCCATCCGCCGCCACCTCAAGGAGCAGCACGGCAAGACCACCGCCGAGAACGTGCTGGAGGCCGGCGGCGCCGAGCTCAACCTGCTGCTGCCCTAG